A window of Tripterygium wilfordii isolate XIE 37 chromosome 7, ASM1340144v1, whole genome shotgun sequence contains these coding sequences:
- the LOC120002352 gene encoding girdin-like, producing the protein MASTKRTLKIKEIRIAENCMFWLDRLAMFQILSFSDDPTTGFLHFAFAACLLLFTHYNYVLLYIERRRINHPYSAEDDAKFNRLAFYGERVGFLFVILYLALGWPLAFEITLLLLICVSNVLYMLRYEKKQEEKYACTSAKQESEKIDSNAVGIEENKQSKSVEEEQKSVREVWKMYVDNQRLYSANEIDLLIGAKPQIKELQQVQKPAQANKEDNKRLYSANEINLRRLIDAKLQIKELQDQCHEHNKEKEDLTMTLDRVTKSLYNLSKDLTRLREANIDLVTKLSETSSWYKFQFQTTIDYENRNTILEQEKKKLQDNINEMRSSYELFNEVKSSYEFYRSCYEATEEDYKNLMEEKIELSVKFAAKTECSDKALQELEEKCRILEEENYEAHRNIYFAKMSTEMVDELEEQCRRLEREKTELMRGIFSSADVAVVNEWEEKCKRLEQEKTELMCENSAAKVAAEAVNELEVKCKSFEQENKLLLTEISTTKQAYADLMSEASAAQIYKSYLHDLDGDDLVIID; encoded by the exons ATGGCGAGTACTAAGAGAACATTGAAGATCAAGGAGATACGTATTGCAGAGAACTGCATGTTCTGGTTGGATCGTCTGGCCATGTTTCAGATCCTTAGTTTCTCCGATGATCCCACCACTGGTTTTCTCCACTTTGCTTTCGCTGCATGTCTTCTCCTCTTCACTCACTACAACTATGTCCTCCTCTACATCGAACGACGTCGTATAAACCATCCTTATTCAGCT GAAGATGATGCAAAGTTCAACAGACTTgcattctatggagagagggtTGGGTTTCTTTTTGTAATACTCTATCTTGCTCTTGGATGGCCATTGGCTTTTGAGATTACACTTCTCCTCCTCATTTGTGTGAGCAATGTGCTTTACATGCTACGATACgagaagaaacaagaagaaaagtaTGCTTGTACTAGTGCTAAGCAGGAATCCGAG AAAATTGATTCCAATGCTGTTGGAATTGAAGAGAATAAGCAATCGAAGTCAGTTGAGGAAGAACAAAAATCAGTCCGTGAGGTGTGGAAGATGTATGTGGACAACCAACGACTTTACTCCGCCAACGAAATTGATCTACTCATCGGTGCCAAACCTCAAATAAAGGAGCTCCAACAAGTACAAAAACCAGCCCAGGCTAACAAAGAAGACAACAAACGACTTTACTCAGCCAATGAAATCAATCTTCGAAGACTCATTGATGCCAAACTTCAAATAAAGGAGCTTCAAGATCAATGTCACGAGCACAATAAGGAAAAAGAGGATCTAACAATGACCCTTGATCGAGTAACCAAGTCTCTATACAATCTCTCCAAGGATCTTACAAGATTGAGAGAGGCAAACATTGATTTAGTTACTAAGCTTTCCGAGACAAGCTCGTGGTACAAATTTCAGTTCCAAACTACAATAGACTACGAGAACCGTAACACCATTCTTGAGCAGGAGAAGAAAAAATTACAGGACAATATCAACGAGATGAGATCGTCATACGAGTTGTTCAACGAGGTAAAATCGTCGTACGAGTTCTACAGATCGTGTTATGAAGCTACAGAGGAGGACTATAAGAACTTAATGGAAGAGAAAATTGAATTATCTGTCAAATTTGCTGCGAAAACCGAATGTTCCGATAAGGCCTTGCAGGAGTTGGAAGAGAAGTGTAGGATTCTTGAGGAGGAGAATTATGAGGCTCATAGAAATATCTATTTTGCGAAAATGTCTACTGAGATGGTGGATGAGTTGGAAGAGCAGTGTAGGAGATTGGAGCGTGAAAAGACTGAACTTATGCGTGGGATTTTTTCTTCAGCCGATGTCGCAGTTGTGAATGAGTGGGAAGAGAAGTGTAAGAGGTTGGAGCAAGAGAAGACAGAGCTCATGTGTGAGAATTCTGCTGCAAAAGTTGCTGCTGAGGCTGTGAATGAGTTGGAAGTGAAGTGTAAGAGCTTCGAGCAAGAGAATAAACTGCTTTTGACTGAGATTTCCACTACAAAACAAGCTTATGCTGACCTTATGAGCGAGGCTTCTGCTGCTCAGATATACAAATCCTATTTGCATGATCTTGATGGTGATGATTTAGTAATTATAGATTAA
- the LOC120002073 gene encoding uncharacterized protein LOC120002073 isoform X2, producing the protein MVITKFGNGVHKEMAGYQKSHPECVNAANPYHECGTACLEKIAEGKGRKDNRKKTDDPGGTIEGSFTKKKDGGKNVQPTCIKASNPFHECDELCFKKTVDGKSHWQAKGSILSFGRKKKGSDSQPLTPRSGFESQPMTPRNGFESQPLTPRNGFDSQPKTPRNGTDSCSIKPPALEKVPAKNAANPDFSSPRSHFSFQWKNDESYSSTDHEIYSRDQSLDKAKVQSSLSVPASGTITPDHPKEATRDGNTFVATAIPTATEMDKKLGSSETVYSSICEDAREFTSDPVVQSSKSLDHSDPPKGGATFLATTTPTTQEKDAKDMRDHTSNQNARSMKFTFSGISRASEDSDEEEVQPEISHVLVGKYHVKASVASILRSIFDKHGDIAANCHLESAAMRAYYLESVCSVVQELRFASYTQIPKSKVKGMLAVLKDVESAKIDVSWLHRLLNEIVEAKELVNEHQAVEAAKANCDCTLESTRKELESLMEDIARKEKELAEAQARVAETKARLGELEVESSQLSQTMSSLHSKIEKFRGKSLEDQLL; encoded by the exons ATGGTTATAACGAAATTTGG CAACGGAGTCCATAAAGAGATGGCTGGATATCAGAAATCACACCCTGAGTGTGTTAATGCTGCGAATCCCTATCATGAATGCGGTACAGCTTGCCTTGAAAAGATTGCTGAAGGCAAGGGACGTAAGGATAATCGAAAAAAGACAG ATGACCCTGGGGGTACTATAGAAGGCAGCTTTACCAAAAAGAAGGATGGAGGAAAAAATGTTCAGCCAACTTGCATCAAAGCATCTAATCCTTTCCATGAATGTGATGAACTTTGCTTCAAAAAAACTGTTGATGGAAAGTCTCATTGGCAAGCAAAAG GCTCCATCCTTAGCTTTGGCAGGAAAAAAAAGGGATCCGATTCTCAGCCATTGACGCCAAGAAGTGGATTTGAATCTCAGCCAATGACACCTAGGAATGGATTTGAATCTCAGCCATTGACACCAAGGAATGGGTTTGATTCTCAGCCAAAGACTCCAAGGAATGGAACTGATTCTTGTTCAATAAAGCCTCCAGCACTTGAGAAAGTCCCTGCGAAAAATGCAGCTAACCCTGATTTTTCCTCACCCCGTTCCCATTTTTCTTTCCAATGGAAGAATGATGAATCTTATTCCTCTACCGACCATGAAATCTATTCTAGAGATCAATCTTTAGACAAAGCGAAGGTTCAATCTTCTCTGTCAGTGCCTGCATCTGGGACTATCACG CCTGATCATCCTAAAGAGGCTACAAGGGATGGTAACACTTTTGTTGCAACTGCAATACCAACTGCAACAGAGATGGATAAAAAGCTTGGCTCATCTGAGACAGTTTATTCTTCTATCTGCGAGGATGCGAGAGAATTTACCTCTGATCCAGTTGTCCAATCCTCAAAATCA CTTGATCATTCAGACCCTCCGAAGGGTGGTGCCACCTTCCTTGCTACTACAACACCAACCACACAGGAAAAGGATGCTAAGGACATGAGAGATCACACTTCTAATCAGAATGCCAGGTCTATGAAATTTACCTTTTCTGGTATTTCTCGTGCTTCAGAGGACAGTGATGAGGAAGAAGTTCAACCTGAAATTTCGCATGTTCTGGTGGGAAAATATCATGTTAAAGCAAGTGTTGCCTCCATTCTCCGGTCCATCTTTGACAAGCATGGAGATATAGCTGCAAACTGTCACTTGGAGTCTGCTGCCATGCGAGCTTATTATTTGGAGTCTGTTTGCTCTGTAGTCCAAGAGTTGCGATTTGCTTCATATACACAGATTCCGAAATCCAAAGTAAAAGGAATGTTGGCTGTTCTTAAAGATGTAGAGTCCGCAAAAATTGATGTTAGCTGGCTGCATCGTTTGCTCAATGAAATCGTGGAGGCCAAGGAGCTTGTGAATGAACATCAAGCAGTCGAGGCAGCAAAAGCTAACTGTGATTGTACTCTAGAGTCAACGAGGAAAGAACTCGAGTCCCTGATGGAAGACATTGCTCGAAAGGAAAAGGAGCTTGCTGAAGCCCAGGCGCGAGTGGCTGAAACCAAAGCTCGCTTGGGTGAACTTGAGGTTGAATCTTCCCAACTCAGCCAGACCATGTCGTCCCTTCATTCGAAAATCGAAAAATTTCGTGGCAAGTCCTTGGAAGATCAGCTCCTCTGA
- the LOC120002354 gene encoding probable aquaporin PIP2-8 has protein sequence MSKEVSEEGQSHGKDYVDPPPAPLIDTAELKLWSFYRALIAEFIATLLFLYVTVATVIGHKKQTGPCDGVGLLGIAWAFGGMIFVLVYCTAGISGGHINPAVTFGLFLARKVSLIRAVAYMVVQCLGAICGVGLVKAFMKHEYNSLGGGANSVAPGYSKGTALGAEIIGTFVLVYTVFSATDPKRSARDSHVPVLAPLPIGFAVFMVHLATIPITGTGINPARSFGAAVIYNNDKSWDDHWIFWVGPFVGALAAAAYHQYILRAAAIKALGSFRSNPTN, from the exons atgtcgaAAGAAGTCAGTGAAGAAGGGCAGAGCCATGGGAAGGACTACGTGGATCCACCACCAGCACCACTCATCGACACGGCTGAGCTCAAGCTCTGGTCCTTCTACAGAGCTCTTATAGCTGAGTTCATAGCTACCCTTCTCTTCCTGTACGTCACTGTTGCTACTGTTATCGGCCACAAGAAGCAAACCGGACCTTGTGATGGTGTTGGTCTCTTGGGTATTGCTTGGGCCTTTGGTGGAATGATCTTCGTCCTTGTTTACTGCACCGCTGGTATTTCTG gTGGTCACATTAACCCGGCAGTGACATTCGGTCTGTTTTTGGCTCGTAAGGTGTCTCTGATTAGGGCTGTGGCTTACATGGTGGTTCAGTGCTTAGGTGCTATATGTGGTGTTGGCTTGGTCAAGGCGTTCATGAAGCACGAGTACAACTCTCTTGGTGGTGGTGCAAACTCTGTTGCTCCTGGGTACAGCAAAGGCACTGCTTTGGGTGCTGAGATCATTGGCACCTTTGTGCTTGTCTACACCGTTTTCTCTGCCACTGACCCCAAGAGAAGTGCTCGTGACTCTCACGTACCT GTGTTGGCTCCACTGCCTATTGGGTTTGCGGTGTTCATGGTTCACCTTGCCACCATCCCCATCACTGGAACTGGTATTAACCCAGCTAGGAGCTTCGGTGCTGCTGTTATCTACAACAATGACAAATCCTGGGACGACCAT TGGATCTTCTGGGTCGGACCATTTGTGGGAGCACTAGCGGCAGCAGCATACCACCAATACATATTGAGAGCGGCAGCTATCAAGGCCCTTGGATCCTTCAGGAGCAACCCAACCAactaa
- the LOC120002073 gene encoding uncharacterized protein LOC120002073 isoform X4 — protein sequence MKGIWNSNGVHKEMAGYQKSHPECVNAANPYHECGTACLEKIAEGKGRKDNRKKTGSILSFGRKKKGSDSQPLTPRSGFESQPMTPRNGFESQPLTPRNGFDSQPKTPRNGTDSCSIKPPALEKVPAKNAANPDFSSPRSHFSFQWKNDESYSSTDHEIYSRDQSLDKAKVQSSLSVPASGTITPDHPKEATRDGNTFVATAIPTATEMDKKLGSSETVYSSICEDAREFTSDPVVQSSKSLDHSDPPKGGATFLATTTPTTQEKDAKDMRDHTSNQNARSMKFTFSGISRASEDSDEEEVQPEISHVLVGKYHVKASVASILRSIFDKHGDIAANCHLESAAMRAYYLESVCSVVQELRFASYTQIPKSKVKGMLAVLKDVESAKIDVSWLHRLLNEIVEAKELVNEHQAVEAAKANCDCTLESTRKELESLMEDIARKEKELAEAQARVAETKARLGELEVESSQLSQTMSSLHSKIEKFRGKSLEDQLL from the exons ATGAAAGGAATATGGAACAG CAACGGAGTCCATAAAGAGATGGCTGGATATCAGAAATCACACCCTGAGTGTGTTAATGCTGCGAATCCCTATCATGAATGCGGTACAGCTTGCCTTGAAAAGATTGCTGAAGGCAAGGGACGTAAGGATAATCGAAAAAAGACAG GCTCCATCCTTAGCTTTGGCAGGAAAAAAAAGGGATCCGATTCTCAGCCATTGACGCCAAGAAGTGGATTTGAATCTCAGCCAATGACACCTAGGAATGGATTTGAATCTCAGCCATTGACACCAAGGAATGGGTTTGATTCTCAGCCAAAGACTCCAAGGAATGGAACTGATTCTTGTTCAATAAAGCCTCCAGCACTTGAGAAAGTCCCTGCGAAAAATGCAGCTAACCCTGATTTTTCCTCACCCCGTTCCCATTTTTCTTTCCAATGGAAGAATGATGAATCTTATTCCTCTACCGACCATGAAATCTATTCTAGAGATCAATCTTTAGACAAAGCGAAGGTTCAATCTTCTCTGTCAGTGCCTGCATCTGGGACTATCACG CCTGATCATCCTAAAGAGGCTACAAGGGATGGTAACACTTTTGTTGCAACTGCAATACCAACTGCAACAGAGATGGATAAAAAGCTTGGCTCATCTGAGACAGTTTATTCTTCTATCTGCGAGGATGCGAGAGAATTTACCTCTGATCCAGTTGTCCAATCCTCAAAATCA CTTGATCATTCAGACCCTCCGAAGGGTGGTGCCACCTTCCTTGCTACTACAACACCAACCACACAGGAAAAGGATGCTAAGGACATGAGAGATCACACTTCTAATCAGAATGCCAGGTCTATGAAATTTACCTTTTCTGGTATTTCTCGTGCTTCAGAGGACAGTGATGAGGAAGAAGTTCAACCTGAAATTTCGCATGTTCTGGTGGGAAAATATCATGTTAAAGCAAGTGTTGCCTCCATTCTCCGGTCCATCTTTGACAAGCATGGAGATATAGCTGCAAACTGTCACTTGGAGTCTGCTGCCATGCGAGCTTATTATTTGGAGTCTGTTTGCTCTGTAGTCCAAGAGTTGCGATTTGCTTCATATACACAGATTCCGAAATCCAAAGTAAAAGGAATGTTGGCTGTTCTTAAAGATGTAGAGTCCGCAAAAATTGATGTTAGCTGGCTGCATCGTTTGCTCAATGAAATCGTGGAGGCCAAGGAGCTTGTGAATGAACATCAAGCAGTCGAGGCAGCAAAAGCTAACTGTGATTGTACTCTAGAGTCAACGAGGAAAGAACTCGAGTCCCTGATGGAAGACATTGCTCGAAAGGAAAAGGAGCTTGCTGAAGCCCAGGCGCGAGTGGCTGAAACCAAAGCTCGCTTGGGTGAACTTGAGGTTGAATCTTCCCAACTCAGCCAGACCATGTCGTCCCTTCATTCGAAAATCGAAAAATTTCGTGGCAAGTCCTTGGAAGATCAGCTCCTCTGA
- the LOC120002073 gene encoding uncharacterized protein LOC120002073 isoform X3, translating to MAGYQKSHPECVNAANPYHECGTACLEKIAEGKGRKDNRKKTDDPGGTIEGSFTKKKDGGKNVQPTCIKASNPFHECDELCFKKTVDGKSHWQAKGSILSFGRKKKGSDSQPLTPRSGFESQPMTPRNGFESQPLTPRNGFDSQPKTPRNGTDSCSIKPPALEKVPAKNAANPDFSSPRSHFSFQWKNDESYSSTDHEIYSRDQSLDKAKVQSSLSVPASGTITPDHPKEATRDGNTFVATAIPTATEMDKKLGSSETVYSSICEDAREFTSDPVVQSSKSLDHSDPPKGGATFLATTTPTTQEKDAKDMRDHTSNQNARSMKFTFSGISRASEDSDEEEVQPEISHVLVGKYHVKASVASILRSIFDKHGDIAANCHLESAAMRAYYLESVCSVVQELRFASYTQIPKSKVKGMLAVLKDVESAKIDVSWLHRLLNEIVEAKELVNEHQAVEAAKANCDCTLESTRKELESLMEDIARKEKELAEAQARVAETKARLGELEVESSQLSQTMSSLHSKIEKFRGKSLEDQLL from the exons ATGGCTGGATATCAGAAATCACACCCTGAGTGTGTTAATGCTGCGAATCCCTATCATGAATGCGGTACAGCTTGCCTTGAAAAGATTGCTGAAGGCAAGGGACGTAAGGATAATCGAAAAAAGACAG ATGACCCTGGGGGTACTATAGAAGGCAGCTTTACCAAAAAGAAGGATGGAGGAAAAAATGTTCAGCCAACTTGCATCAAAGCATCTAATCCTTTCCATGAATGTGATGAACTTTGCTTCAAAAAAACTGTTGATGGAAAGTCTCATTGGCAAGCAAAAG GCTCCATCCTTAGCTTTGGCAGGAAAAAAAAGGGATCCGATTCTCAGCCATTGACGCCAAGAAGTGGATTTGAATCTCAGCCAATGACACCTAGGAATGGATTTGAATCTCAGCCATTGACACCAAGGAATGGGTTTGATTCTCAGCCAAAGACTCCAAGGAATGGAACTGATTCTTGTTCAATAAAGCCTCCAGCACTTGAGAAAGTCCCTGCGAAAAATGCAGCTAACCCTGATTTTTCCTCACCCCGTTCCCATTTTTCTTTCCAATGGAAGAATGATGAATCTTATTCCTCTACCGACCATGAAATCTATTCTAGAGATCAATCTTTAGACAAAGCGAAGGTTCAATCTTCTCTGTCAGTGCCTGCATCTGGGACTATCACG CCTGATCATCCTAAAGAGGCTACAAGGGATGGTAACACTTTTGTTGCAACTGCAATACCAACTGCAACAGAGATGGATAAAAAGCTTGGCTCATCTGAGACAGTTTATTCTTCTATCTGCGAGGATGCGAGAGAATTTACCTCTGATCCAGTTGTCCAATCCTCAAAATCA CTTGATCATTCAGACCCTCCGAAGGGTGGTGCCACCTTCCTTGCTACTACAACACCAACCACACAGGAAAAGGATGCTAAGGACATGAGAGATCACACTTCTAATCAGAATGCCAGGTCTATGAAATTTACCTTTTCTGGTATTTCTCGTGCTTCAGAGGACAGTGATGAGGAAGAAGTTCAACCTGAAATTTCGCATGTTCTGGTGGGAAAATATCATGTTAAAGCAAGTGTTGCCTCCATTCTCCGGTCCATCTTTGACAAGCATGGAGATATAGCTGCAAACTGTCACTTGGAGTCTGCTGCCATGCGAGCTTATTATTTGGAGTCTGTTTGCTCTGTAGTCCAAGAGTTGCGATTTGCTTCATATACACAGATTCCGAAATCCAAAGTAAAAGGAATGTTGGCTGTTCTTAAAGATGTAGAGTCCGCAAAAATTGATGTTAGCTGGCTGCATCGTTTGCTCAATGAAATCGTGGAGGCCAAGGAGCTTGTGAATGAACATCAAGCAGTCGAGGCAGCAAAAGCTAACTGTGATTGTACTCTAGAGTCAACGAGGAAAGAACTCGAGTCCCTGATGGAAGACATTGCTCGAAAGGAAAAGGAGCTTGCTGAAGCCCAGGCGCGAGTGGCTGAAACCAAAGCTCGCTTGGGTGAACTTGAGGTTGAATCTTCCCAACTCAGCCAGACCATGTCGTCCCTTCATTCGAAAATCGAAAAATTTCGTGGCAAGTCCTTGGAAGATCAGCTCCTCTGA
- the LOC120002073 gene encoding uncharacterized protein LOC120002073 isoform X1, which yields MKGIWNSNGVHKEMAGYQKSHPECVNAANPYHECGTACLEKIAEGKGRKDNRKKTDDPGGTIEGSFTKKKDGGKNVQPTCIKASNPFHECDELCFKKTVDGKSHWQAKGSILSFGRKKKGSDSQPLTPRSGFESQPMTPRNGFESQPLTPRNGFDSQPKTPRNGTDSCSIKPPALEKVPAKNAANPDFSSPRSHFSFQWKNDESYSSTDHEIYSRDQSLDKAKVQSSLSVPASGTITPDHPKEATRDGNTFVATAIPTATEMDKKLGSSETVYSSICEDAREFTSDPVVQSSKSLDHSDPPKGGATFLATTTPTTQEKDAKDMRDHTSNQNARSMKFTFSGISRASEDSDEEEVQPEISHVLVGKYHVKASVASILRSIFDKHGDIAANCHLESAAMRAYYLESVCSVVQELRFASYTQIPKSKVKGMLAVLKDVESAKIDVSWLHRLLNEIVEAKELVNEHQAVEAAKANCDCTLESTRKELESLMEDIARKEKELAEAQARVAETKARLGELEVESSQLSQTMSSLHSKIEKFRGKSLEDQLL from the exons ATGAAAGGAATATGGAACAG CAACGGAGTCCATAAAGAGATGGCTGGATATCAGAAATCACACCCTGAGTGTGTTAATGCTGCGAATCCCTATCATGAATGCGGTACAGCTTGCCTTGAAAAGATTGCTGAAGGCAAGGGACGTAAGGATAATCGAAAAAAGACAG ATGACCCTGGGGGTACTATAGAAGGCAGCTTTACCAAAAAGAAGGATGGAGGAAAAAATGTTCAGCCAACTTGCATCAAAGCATCTAATCCTTTCCATGAATGTGATGAACTTTGCTTCAAAAAAACTGTTGATGGAAAGTCTCATTGGCAAGCAAAAG GCTCCATCCTTAGCTTTGGCAGGAAAAAAAAGGGATCCGATTCTCAGCCATTGACGCCAAGAAGTGGATTTGAATCTCAGCCAATGACACCTAGGAATGGATTTGAATCTCAGCCATTGACACCAAGGAATGGGTTTGATTCTCAGCCAAAGACTCCAAGGAATGGAACTGATTCTTGTTCAATAAAGCCTCCAGCACTTGAGAAAGTCCCTGCGAAAAATGCAGCTAACCCTGATTTTTCCTCACCCCGTTCCCATTTTTCTTTCCAATGGAAGAATGATGAATCTTATTCCTCTACCGACCATGAAATCTATTCTAGAGATCAATCTTTAGACAAAGCGAAGGTTCAATCTTCTCTGTCAGTGCCTGCATCTGGGACTATCACG CCTGATCATCCTAAAGAGGCTACAAGGGATGGTAACACTTTTGTTGCAACTGCAATACCAACTGCAACAGAGATGGATAAAAAGCTTGGCTCATCTGAGACAGTTTATTCTTCTATCTGCGAGGATGCGAGAGAATTTACCTCTGATCCAGTTGTCCAATCCTCAAAATCA CTTGATCATTCAGACCCTCCGAAGGGTGGTGCCACCTTCCTTGCTACTACAACACCAACCACACAGGAAAAGGATGCTAAGGACATGAGAGATCACACTTCTAATCAGAATGCCAGGTCTATGAAATTTACCTTTTCTGGTATTTCTCGTGCTTCAGAGGACAGTGATGAGGAAGAAGTTCAACCTGAAATTTCGCATGTTCTGGTGGGAAAATATCATGTTAAAGCAAGTGTTGCCTCCATTCTCCGGTCCATCTTTGACAAGCATGGAGATATAGCTGCAAACTGTCACTTGGAGTCTGCTGCCATGCGAGCTTATTATTTGGAGTCTGTTTGCTCTGTAGTCCAAGAGTTGCGATTTGCTTCATATACACAGATTCCGAAATCCAAAGTAAAAGGAATGTTGGCTGTTCTTAAAGATGTAGAGTCCGCAAAAATTGATGTTAGCTGGCTGCATCGTTTGCTCAATGAAATCGTGGAGGCCAAGGAGCTTGTGAATGAACATCAAGCAGTCGAGGCAGCAAAAGCTAACTGTGATTGTACTCTAGAGTCAACGAGGAAAGAACTCGAGTCCCTGATGGAAGACATTGCTCGAAAGGAAAAGGAGCTTGCTGAAGCCCAGGCGCGAGTGGCTGAAACCAAAGCTCGCTTGGGTGAACTTGAGGTTGAATCTTCCCAACTCAGCCAGACCATGTCGTCCCTTCATTCGAAAATCGAAAAATTTCGTGGCAAGTCCTTGGAAGATCAGCTCCTCTGA
- the LOC120002353 gene encoding pre-mRNA-splicing factor syf2, whose product MEEERRVHPDCINASNPYHECVEYCFRKIAEVKARMDKMETAVPDSSIVRQSDSRLPDQAEELHDERPDLGDDSDSGKDNQDEGNVEGDFTKLTGRQKKLFELRLKMNEARKANQTAMVAEKKKLDPPTESRGISKQKWFEERKKKIGKLLDANGLEMSEAYMLDTQEAAEAKYKKWEKEPAPFGWDVFNQKTLYNAYKKRTKNVEVDLEEYNKMKEADPEFYREASSLQYGKAPKISEDKIDRMVKELKDRDEKRNSFSRRRKFHDEKDIDSINDRNEHFNKKIERAFGKYTLEIKNNLERGTALPD is encoded by the exons atggaagaagaaagaagagtgCACCCTGACTGTATAAATGCGTCTAATCCTTACCATGAATGTGTCGAATATTGCTTCAGGAAAATTGCTGAAGTTAAGGCACGAATGGATAAAATGGAAACAG CTGTGCCAGACAGTTCCATTGTTAGGCAGTCAGATTCACGTCTACCTGATCAGGCTGAAGAGCTTCATGATGAAAGGCCAGATCTTGGAGATGATTCTGACAGTGGCAAGGACAATCAAGATGAGGGTAATGTGGAAGGAGATTTTACCAAACTGACAGGGAGGcagaaaaaattatttgagtTGAGGCTTAAGATG AATGAAGCAAGAAAGGCAAATCAAACAGCAATGGTGGCTGAGAAGAAAAAGCTGGACCCTCCAACAGAATCAAGGGGTATATCTAAACAAAAATGGTTTgaggagaggaagaaaaagattgGCAAACTTCTAGATGCAAATGGTTTGGAAATGTCAGAGGCATACATGCTTGATACACAAGAGGCAGCTGAGGCCAAATATAAGAAATGGGAAAAGGAGCCAGCTCCATTCGGTTGGGATG TTTTCAATCAGAAGACACTGTACAATGCTTACAAAAAGCGGACAAAGAACGTTGAGGTTGACTTAGAAGAATATAACAAAATGAAAGAAGCTGATCCAGAGTTCTATCGTGAAGCTTCAAGTCTCCAATATGGGAAG GCACCGAAGATTTCAGAGGATAAGATTGACAGGATGGTAAAGGAACTCAAGGACCGGGACGAAAAGCGCAATTCATTTAGCAGGAGGAGGAAGTTCCATGACGAGAAGGATATTGACTCCATCAATGACCGTAACGAGCATTTCAACAAGAAGATTGAGCGAGCCTTTGGGAAATATACACTGGAGATTAAAAACAATCTGGAGCGTGGAACAGCATTGCCTGACTGA